In one window of Gudongella oleilytica DNA:
- a CDS encoding MarR family winged helix-turn-helix transcriptional regulator encodes MKTKKSYGEKNDLNLKTLIALTKCFHSVRKRETTTIREGGLTLPQFAVLEILYHKGDLRICDIIEGTLSTGGNMTVVIDNLAKDGLVRRYPDPEDRRASLISLTEKGVKIMEDIFPRHVENISSIFQILEEEEKKTLVKLLKKLGGVEL; translated from the coding sequence ATGAAAACAAAAAAATCCTACGGAGAAAAAAACGATCTCAACTTAAAAACTTTGATAGCATTGACAAAATGCTTTCATTCAGTAAGGAAAAGAGAAACGACTACAATTCGGGAAGGAGGTTTGACGCTGCCACAGTTCGCTGTGTTGGAGATTCTGTACCATAAAGGAGACCTGAGAATTTGCGACATAATCGAAGGGACCTTATCAACTGGTGGCAATATGACCGTAGTAATCGATAATCTTGCCAAGGATGGTTTGGTTAGAAGGTACCCCGATCCTGAGGACAGAAGAGCAAGTCTGATCAGCCTGACTGAAAAAGGTGTCAAAATTATGGAAGATATATTTCCAAGACATGTTGAGAATATAAGCAGCATTTTTCAAATCCTTGAAGAAGAGGAAAAGAAGACCCTGGTAAAATTACTGAAAAAATTAGGTGGAGTTGAACTTTAG
- a CDS encoding GGDEF domain-containing protein: MDTNKTLAEIEKKLQGLNKLYDALRIVDPVNQKVIERIEYASIDKDCVYWHNELLSDDALALRAYEDKKCCVGLEQLSASTLLITALPIDNSLILEMVKNVSDAIVLDGCDFQMDCQQLREEYDNLAFQDELTGLFNRRYVGDCLQKDISTTIYKHQPLSIIFLDIDNLKEINDKYGHGFGDKVLIEVANLLQRSIRENNDWVARYGGDEFLICLNNASDEDAFEIAERIRTEIVALGILQNESIKTSASLGICTTRNKKVLASELISLADSKMYQAKRNGKNQTAR; encoded by the coding sequence ATGGACACGAATAAAACGCTTGCTGAAATAGAGAAAAAGCTGCAGGGGTTAAATAAGCTTTACGACGCTTTAAGAATTGTTGACCCCGTTAATCAAAAGGTGATAGAAAGAATAGAATATGCATCTATCGATAAGGACTGTGTTTACTGGCATAATGAATTATTATCTGATGATGCCCTCGCTTTACGTGCTTACGAAGATAAAAAGTGCTGTGTAGGACTAGAACAGCTATCAGCTTCAACACTTCTTATTACTGCCCTGCCCATAGATAACAGCTTGATATTGGAAATGGTAAAAAACGTTTCTGATGCTATTGTACTTGATGGCTGTGATTTTCAAATGGATTGTCAACAGCTCAGAGAAGAATATGACAATCTTGCTTTTCAAGATGAACTAACCGGATTGTTTAATAGAAGATATGTCGGCGACTGTCTTCAGAAAGATATTTCTACGACGATATACAAGCATCAACCACTTTCGATTATTTTTTTAGACATTGACAATTTAAAAGAAATCAACGATAAATACGGGCATGGCTTTGGAGATAAAGTACTTATAGAGGTTGCAAATTTGCTACAGCGTTCAATCAGAGAAAATAATGATTGGGTAGCTCGCTATGGTGGTGATGAATTTCTGATTTGCCTAAATAATGCTTCAGATGAGGACGCCTTTGAAATCGCAGAAAGAATTCGGACAGAAATTGTTGCATTAGGTATCTTACAGAATGAAAGCATAAAGACGTCTGCCTCGTTGGGTATTTGCACTACTAGGAACAAAAAGGTTTTGGCCTCTGAGCTTATATCATTAGCTGATTCCAAAATGTATCAAGCAAAGAGAAACGGGAAAAATCAAACAGCAAGATAA
- a CDS encoding recombinase family protein — protein sequence MSSIAQEESRSISENVTWGQRKRFADGKYSLPYARFLGYRKGADGKPEIVEEKAAIVRKIYRLYLEGRTPSNIAAILESEGVDSPGGKEKWQVRTIMSILTNEKYYGAAMLQKSFTVDFLTKKIQQNNGELPRYYIEHDHDAIISKAVFDEVQKRIDQQGKSNASHYPFSNKIICGGCGGIYGRKIDGSYSNNKEYRRAVWRCNRKYSARGKSHAPVINEDALVLAFNMTVLEIWKSEAKIRSLCRRILSKTIHADKHNGSRTSRQKAIDSFLSTLCDISPTCIEFDDSSWRILVQQVSVSLDEKLEFCLINGNFYAQPLLKPHEFKKIIHQKTKEGRKLTPPLQLKD from the coding sequence TTGTCTAGCATTGCCCAGGAAGAAAGTCGTTCCATTTCAGAGAATGTCACCTGGGGACAGCGAAAACGATTTGCAGACGGCAAGTATTCTCTGCCATATGCCCGTTTTCTTGGATATAGAAAAGGTGCAGATGGGAAGCCGGAAATTGTTGAAGAGAAAGCCGCCATTGTCAGAAAAATCTATCGGCTATATCTGGAAGGCAGAACTCCTTCCAATATTGCGGCAATTCTTGAAAGCGAAGGAGTTGATTCACCCGGTGGCAAGGAAAAATGGCAGGTTAGAACGATTATGAGCATACTAACAAATGAAAAGTACTACGGTGCTGCAATGTTGCAAAAATCCTTCACCGTTGATTTTCTGACAAAGAAAATACAGCAAAATAACGGTGAACTGCCACGTTATTATATTGAACACGATCATGACGCAATAATCAGCAAGGCAGTATTTGATGAAGTCCAAAAGCGAATAGATCAACAAGGAAAAAGTAATGCCAGCCATTATCCTTTTTCAAACAAGATTATTTGCGGAGGCTGCGGTGGAATATATGGAAGAAAAATAGATGGCAGCTATTCAAATAATAAAGAATATCGAAGAGCAGTCTGGAGATGTAACCGAAAATATTCTGCACGAGGGAAAAGTCATGCTCCTGTCATTAATGAAGATGCCCTCGTGCTTGCCTTCAATATGACAGTTTTAGAAATTTGGAAATCTGAAGCCAAGATACGATCTCTTTGTCGAAGAATCCTTTCAAAAACAATACACGCTGATAAACATAACGGTAGCAGAACAAGTCGGCAAAAAGCCATTGATTCTTTTCTCTCTACCCTTTGCGATATTTCTCCTACATGTATTGAGTTTGATGATTCTTCATGGAGAATTCTTGTTCAACAAGTATCCGTATCACTTGATGAGAAATTAGAATTTTGTTTAATTAACGGTAATTTCTATGCCCAGCCACTGCTGAAACCACATGAGTTCAAAAAGATAATCCATCAAAAAACCAAGGAGGGGCGAAAACTCACCCCTCCACTACAGCTTAAAGATTGA
- the wrbA gene encoding NAD(P)H:quinone oxidoreductase: protein MSNVKLAVIYYSMGGSNYQLAKWAAEGAKEAGAEVRVLKVPELAPQSVIDNNPAWKATQEATKDVPTATSDDIEWADAIIFSVPTRFGVMASQMKQFLDTQGGLWAQGKTVNKVVSAMTSAQNLHGGQEATILSLYTMMYHWGAIVVAPGYTDPVLFGSGGNPYGTSVSIGQDGKMVEDVEAAVKHQAKRTIDIAERIKKE, encoded by the coding sequence ATGAGTAACGTTAAATTAGCAGTGATTTATTATAGTATGGGTGGATCTAATTACCAATTGGCTAAATGGGCAGCGGAAGGCGCGAAGGAAGCTGGAGCAGAGGTAAGAGTATTAAAGGTTCCTGAGCTTGCGCCACAATCGGTAATAGACAATAATCCTGCATGGAAAGCGACACAGGAAGCGACTAAGGATGTTCCAACTGCAACATCTGATGATATTGAATGGGCAGATGCAATTATCTTCAGCGTTCCGACAAGATTTGGTGTCATGGCATCACAAATGAAGCAATTCCTGGACACTCAGGGAGGACTTTGGGCACAGGGCAAAACAGTAAACAAGGTAGTAAGTGCAATGACATCTGCACAAAATCTACATGGAGGTCAAGAGGCAACAATATTGTCACTATACACAATGATGTATCACTGGGGTGCGATTGTAGTTGCTCCTGGGTACACTGATCCAGTGTTATTTGGTTCAGGAGGCAATCCCTATGGAACCTCAGTATCCATTGGACAGGATGGAAAGATGGTAGAGGATGTCGAAGCAGCGGTGAAGCACCAGGCGAAAAGAACTATAGACATAGCTGAAAGAATAAAAAAAGAATAA
- a CDS encoding ferritin family protein yields the protein MPDFGHPFSGLAKEKKLTDAELIRAIRFMVSAEYEAIQLYMQLAESTDNKLAIEVLKDIADEERVHAGEFLRLLHELAPDEEKFYAEGAEEVEEEIEKLKK from the coding sequence ATGCCAGACTTTGGACATCCGTTTTCAGGACTAGCTAAGGAAAAGAAGCTTACCGATGCTGAACTGATTAGAGCAATTCGCTTCATGGTATCAGCTGAATATGAGGCAATTCAGCTTTATATGCAACTAGCCGAATCCACAGATAATAAACTGGCCATCGAGGTGCTTAAGGATATTGCCGATGAAGAACGAGTACATGCGGGCGAATTCCTTCGCCTTTTACATGAGTTGGCTCCTGACGAAGAGAAATTCTATGCTGAAGGCGCTGAGGAAGTTGAAGAGGAAATCGAAAAGTTAAAGAAATAA
- a CDS encoding glutamate synthase-related protein — translation MTYSPKASSAFNDTWNRSTFISPQSGMCSFCTEECSGTCEIALAAVLGMKAVYPTNTGANQVASEKDYPIDFSHFNINGRVFGAIGANTTFEEANIYNVKLERVFGKYNEVKMTMPVILPALIKMNWEDYFAGAAMAGVCCVIGEDAKNKDPELIMENGKVVNFPMLSKILDSFRNYYRGYGQIILQCNVEDDMNGVPEYAIKVHNAEAIELKFGQSAKGTQPVIRLRNREEALKKQASGSLVYPDPNGPGMEEAHKEGVCPNFYYYSRLPLWDEEYLVPRIAELREMGAKNIYLKMAGYDPEDLEKVIRIGSKAEVDMITFDGAGGGSGYSPTKMMNEWGLPPVVMEEAICRIVDKMKEEGCWIPAITITGGFVSEDQVFKSLAYGEGKVTAVGICRAAMTASMMGKNIGEQIKKGEVPKNFKKYGNNVEEIFGDLADLRALYGKKANEFSTGAIGVFSYLRKIAFGVQHFAALNRKFDIAYLDREDLIPLTRDAKDLIQGKWFE, via the coding sequence ATGACTTATTCACCAAAGGCCTCATCAGCATTCAATGATACATGGAATCGCAGCACCTTCATTTCACCGCAGTCAGGGATGTGTTCCTTCTGTACTGAGGAATGCAGCGGAACATGTGAAATAGCATTGGCTGCAGTTTTAGGAATGAAGGCGGTATATCCAACAAACACAGGAGCGAATCAGGTAGCCTCAGAAAAAGACTATCCAATTGATTTTTCACATTTCAATATCAACGGACGCGTTTTTGGCGCAATAGGAGCTAACACGACTTTTGAGGAAGCAAACATCTACAATGTCAAGCTTGAACGAGTATTTGGAAAGTACAACGAGGTTAAAATGACCATGCCTGTCATCTTGCCTGCTCTTATCAAAATGAACTGGGAAGATTATTTTGCTGGAGCAGCCATGGCTGGAGTGTGTTGTGTTATCGGTGAGGATGCAAAGAATAAGGATCCTGAGTTGATTATGGAAAATGGGAAAGTAGTGAATTTTCCAATGCTAAGCAAAATATTGGATTCATTCAGAAATTACTATAGGGGTTACGGTCAGATCATCCTTCAATGCAACGTAGAGGATGACATGAACGGTGTTCCTGAGTATGCAATAAAGGTACATAATGCTGAGGCCATAGAGCTGAAATTTGGTCAGAGTGCAAAGGGGACACAGCCTGTAATCCGACTTAGAAACCGAGAGGAAGCTTTAAAGAAGCAGGCATCAGGATCATTGGTATATCCTGATCCTAATGGACCGGGGATGGAAGAGGCTCATAAAGAAGGAGTTTGCCCCAACTTTTATTACTATTCAAGATTGCCGTTATGGGATGAGGAATACCTTGTTCCCAGAATAGCTGAGCTGAGAGAGATGGGTGCGAAAAACATTTATCTTAAAATGGCTGGCTATGATCCCGAAGATTTGGAGAAGGTTATCAGGATAGGAAGCAAGGCAGAAGTCGATATGATAACATTCGATGGAGCAGGAGGGGGAAGTGGCTACAGCCCAACTAAAATGATGAATGAGTGGGGGTTGCCGCCTGTAGTTATGGAGGAAGCTATATGCAGAATAGTGGACAAGATGAAAGAGGAGGGCTGCTGGATTCCTGCTATTACAATAACTGGTGGATTTGTTTCAGAGGATCAGGTATTTAAATCCCTTGCTTATGGAGAGGGTAAGGTTACTGCCGTTGGAATTTGCCGTGCTGCTATGACAGCCTCGATGATGGGTAAAAACATTGGAGAACAAATTAAAAAAGGTGAAGTACCTAAGAACTTCAAGAAATATGGCAATAATGTCGAGGAAATATTTGGTGATCTGGCAGATTTGAGGGCTTTATATGGCAAGAAGGCTAATGAATTCTCAACTGGAGCAATTGGAGTGTTTTCTTATCTTAGAAAAATTGCATTTGGAGTTCAGCATTTTGCGGCTTTAAATCGCAAATTTGACATAGCCTATTTAGATAGGGAGGATTTGATACCTCTAACGCGTGATGCAAAAGACCTGATCCAAGGTAAATGGTTTGAATAG
- the mscL gene encoding large-conductance mechanosensitive channel protein MscL — protein sequence MLKEFKEFALKGNVIDLAVAVIIGGAFGKIVSSLVNDILMPAIGALLGGISFTDLKYIITPASGDVAEVAILYGSFIQSIIDFLIIAFSIFLFIKLLTSRKKKEAETPATPPAPAPEVALLEEIRDLLKQNN from the coding sequence ATGCTAAAAGAGTTTAAAGAGTTTGCACTAAAAGGCAACGTTATTGACCTCGCAGTTGCTGTTATTATTGGCGGTGCGTTCGGCAAAATAGTCTCATCCCTAGTCAATGACATTCTTATGCCAGCTATAGGAGCACTTTTGGGTGGGATCAGCTTTACAGATCTTAAGTACATCATCACGCCAGCAAGCGGCGATGTTGCTGAAGTGGCGATCCTATACGGTTCGTTTATCCAATCGATCATAGACTTCCTTATCATCGCTTTCTCTATTTTCTTATTTATTAAATTACTTACCTCTCGGAAAAAGAAAGAGGCCGAGACACCAGCTACTCCTCCCGCCCCAGCACCAGAAGTAGCCCTTCTTGAAGAAATCCGTGATCTGCTTAAGCAAAACAATTAG